One Triticum dicoccoides isolate Atlit2015 ecotype Zavitan chromosome 5B, WEW_v2.0, whole genome shotgun sequence genomic window carries:
- the LOC119306023 gene encoding putrescine hydroxycinnamoyltransferase-like, with translation MEVKVVSSKIVKPRYAEGAPRPDTTEHVPSSVFDKITYHIQMAIIYAFQAPAPSTEDIERGLAQVLAVYRLFAGQVCAGPDGAPGVLLNDHGARLVEARVEGATLVEFAPPKPSPVVLQLHPDLEGDVEEVVQVQLTHFACGSLAVGFTANHAVADGHATSDFLVAWGRAARGLDISGPSPTPPPHNHPDLFRSRDPPVVNFEHRGVEYYRPSPSNPKQGEGGHHGADNVVIHKVHFTKDFIAGLRAKASEGRGRPFSRFETTLAHLWRTMTRARGLSPEETSTIRISVDGRRRLSAPPGYFGNLVLWAFPRTTVGDLLSRPLKHAAQTIHDAVARLDGAYFQSLVDFASSGAVEREGLEKTAVLKDVLCPDLEVDSWLTFPFYELDFGAGSPSYFMPSYFPTEGMLFLVPSYLSDGSVDAFVPVFQHNLDAFKQCCYSMD, from the coding sequence ATGGAGGTGAAGGTGGTGAGCTCCAAGATCGTGAAGCCGCGGTACGCCGAGGGCGCGCCGCGGCCGGACACCACGGAGCACGTCCCGTCCTCAGTGTTCGACAAGATCACGTACCACATCCAGATGGCCATCATCTACGCCTTCCAGGCGCCGGCGCCCTCCACGGAAGACATCGAGCGCGGCCTCGCCCAAGTGCTGGCCGTGTACCGCCTCTTCGCCGGCCAGGTCTGTGCCGGCCCGGATGGCGCGCCGGGGGTGCTGCTCAATGATCACGGCGCGCGGCTCGTGGAGGCGCGGGTAGAAGGGGCCACACTGGTCGAGTTCGCACCGCCCAAGCCGTCGCCCGTCGTGCTGCAGCTCCACCCGGACCTGGAGGGCGAcgtggaggaggtggtgcaggtgcAGCTCACGCACTTCGCCTGCGGCTCGCTCGCCGTCGGGTTCACGGCCAACCATGCCGTTGCTGACGGACATGCCACCAGCGACTTCCTCGTCGCGTGGGGCCGCGCCGCGCGAGGGCTGGACATCTCCGGCCCGTCGCCGACTCCGCCGCCGCACAACCACCCTGATCTCTTCCGGTCGCGCGACCCGCCAGTCGTCAACTTCGAGCACCGCGGCGTCGAGTACTACCGGCCGTCGCCCAGCAACCCCAAGCAGGGCGAGGGCGGACACCACGGCGCCGACAACGTGGTCATCCACAAGGTGCACTTCACCAAGGACTTCATCGCCGGGCTGCGCGCCAAGGCTTCGGAGGGGCGCGGCAGGCCGTTCAGCCGGTTTGAGACAACGCTCGCGCACCTGTGGCGGACCATGACGCGCGCGCGTGGGCTCAGCCCCGAGGAGACCTCCACCATCCGCATCTccgtggacgggcggcggcgcctTTCAGCCCCACCGGGGTACTTCGGCAACCTGGTCCTGTGGGCGTTCCCGCGCACCACGGTGGGGGACCTGCTGAGCCGGCCGCTGAAGCACGCGGCGCAGACGATCCACGACGCGGTGGCCCGCCTCGACGGTGCATACTTCCAGTCGCTGGTCGACTTCGCCAGCTCGGGCGCCGTGGAGCGTGAGGGGCTGGAGAAGACGGCGGTGCTGAAGGACGTGCTGTGCCCGGACCTGGAGGTGGACAGCTGGCTTACGTTCCCGTTCTACGAGCTGGACTTCGGCGCCGGCAGCCCGAGCTACTTCATGCCGTCCTACTTCCCCACGGAGGGGATGCTGTTTCTGGTGCCGTCCTACCTCAGCGACGGCAGCGTCGACGCCTTCGTCCCCGTCTTCCAGCACAATCTCGACGCCTTCAAGCAGTGCTGCTACTCCATGGACTAA